TCTTCTCCTTGACCTCCTCGACGCTCCTTTCGGCTTCCGACCGTGCCTCCCCGATCAGCTGCCGTTCGGACCTCGCCACCTCTTCTATTCTCGCCCGCTTCCGGGTGATCGCCTCCTGGTTCGCCGCCTTCAGCCGTGCCTCGTAATCGGACGCCTTGTTTTCGGCATCCCGGAGCATCTCCCTGGCCTGCTCCATGGGGACGGTGGTCCTGTTCTCCCTCTCCTCGAACGTGCGCAGCACGGGCTTTATGAGAAACTTCCCCGCCAGATATGAGAGGGAGATGACGAGGGCCATCTGGAGGAAAACGAAGCTGTTTATCTCCAGAACTTCCAGTATTTTAGAAATCATCTCCACGGAAAAGATCTCCTTGTTATTCGGGAAATTTTCAGGAGATAGAGCAAAACAAAACGCAAAATCGTTATCACATAACCCTGTTTTTTGTCAAGAACTAATTTCGTGTCTGCGGAACCACACGGTGATAGAGGAACGATTATAACACTGAATGCGCAGAAGGCAACCGCTTTCCCTCGAACCTTACCGGCCTGCTCCCGGCTGCGTGCTGCCTACCCCCTCACCCATCTGCCGTCTCTGTCGTCTCCATCTCCTCCGTTGCCAGCACCGACCCTTCCCGCACCGGCGCGAGCCTTTCTCCACCCGTCACGACATTCCCATCGATGCTCACGCCCTCCTCCACGACCAGGGTCTGTGCGGTCATGTCTCCCACGACGGCACAGGGGGCTTTCAGCTCGAGCCGCCCCTCGGCCTTGATATCCCCGTTGACCTTCCCCCGTATGATCGCATCCCGGGTCGCAATGGAGGCATCGAGGACGCCCGTCTCACCGATGATCAGGGTGCCATCGCACTTGAGCTCACCCTTCACCGAACCATCGATTCTCACGACACCCTTGAAGGAAAACTTTCCCTCAAAGTAGGTCCCCTCGCCGATGAACGCGTCGATATCGAGGTCCGGCAGATGGTTCTCCATGTTTCTCCTCTCCTTTCTCTTGATCATGAATAGGTCTCCTCATTCCCCTTTGATCTTGGTTACGATGCCGTCGAGCTGATCCATGCTCGCATAGTGTATCTCGATCACGCCCCTTCTGATCGTTCCTCGCATCTTGACCCGCGCACCGAGCCTCTTTTGCAGCTCCACGAGCAGCTCCCTCACCTCGACAGGCAAAATATTTTCTTTGTTTTTCAACCCCTTTTTTCTGTTTCTCATAATGCTTCTCGATAAGACCTCCGCCTGGCGCACCGAGAGGCTTCTCGCCACGATCTTTCTGTACGCCTCCTGCATGAGCGGCTCCGGAGAGACCGTGAGGATCGCTTTCGCATGGCCCATGGAAATCTTCTCCTCCACGATGCCCTCGCGAATCTTAAGGGGCAGCTTCAGCAGCCGGAGGTAGTTTGCCACCGTGGGCCGCTCCTTCCCCACCTTCGCGGCAATCTCCTCCTGGGAGAGCCCGAAGTCGCTCCCGAGCGTGGCGAACGCCTCCGCCACCTCCATCGGGTTCAGGTCCTCCCTCTGCACGTTCTCTATGATGGCCATCTCCAGCGCTTCCCCTTCCGTGATGTTTCTCACCACCGCAGGGATCGTCTCCAGCCCCGCCTCCCTTGCCGCCCTGAGCCGCCGCTCCCCCGCTACGAGCTCATACCCCGCAGCGACCTTTCTTATGAGTATCGGCTGAATGACCCCCTTCTCTTTAATGGAGTGCACGAGCTCCGCGAGCGTCCCCGGCTTGAAGTTCTTTCTCGGCTGGTTCGGGTTCTGCCGTATCTGGGCGAGCGGGATCATGTCATACTCACGCCTTCCCTCCTGAGCCCTCGGGATAAGGGCTTCCAGCCCCTTCCCCAACACCTTTTTCTTCATACCATCTCTCCTTGTCCCCATCGTTCCATCAGTTCCTGCGCAAAATCAATGTATTTCACGGCCCCCTTCGACGAATAGGCATACATGAGCACGGGCTTGCCGAAGCTCGGGCTTTCGCTGATCCTCACGTTCCGGGGGATCACCGTCCGAAAGACCATATCGCCCAGATGGCCCCGGATCTCCTCCTCCACCTGATGGGCCAGGTTGTTTCTGACGTCGAACATGGTCAGCAGAATCCCCTCGATGTCGAGGGAGGGGTTCAACGAGTCCCTGATCATCTCGACAGTCCGCATGAGCCTGCCCAGCCCCTCCATGGCCAGGTATTCGCACTGCAGGGGGACGATGATCGAATCGGAAGCGGTCAGGGCGTTCACCGTCAAAAGCCCCAGCGACGGCGGACAATCGATGATGATCGGGTCGAAATCGAGGGAGAACTCGTAGATGGATCGACGGAACCTGCTCTCCCTCCTGTCGACGTTGACCAGCTCGATCTCCGCTCCCGCCAGGTCGGGCCCCGCGGGAACCAGCGAGAGGTTCGGGAAGCGGGTTTCGATAATCAGGCTTTTCAGCGGCTTCGCTTCGATCAGGGCAAAATAGACGTTGTGGGAGACGTGCGCCTCTTCGGGGATACCGAGGTGGGACGAGGAGTTTGCCTGGGGGTCCATATCGATGAGGAGCACCCGCCTCTCCATCACGGCGAGCGAGGCGGCGAGGTTGACCGCGGTGGTCGTCTTGCCCACACCGCCCTTCTGGTTCGCCACGCTGATAACCCGCATCCGTTTCCTCCACGACTTAATCGCTTTTAACACACCTTGGCCCGCTCGTAAAGCGTTAATGTTCCACGTGGAACGTGAAACCATTTTTTATCGCAAAACAACACGTTACGGGGCATGGAGGTTGAGAAGCACGGAAAGCGGCCCCCTTCACCCCCTTTTAAAGAGGCACATCTTCCGTTCGCCGAAGCCGCCGGGGAGCGTGTAGGAAACCGCCCTGTCGAAAACGATCCCCTTATAGGACGCGCCCTCTCCCCTGCCCCCCATGATGATCAGGGTCCCTTGCTCGGAGAGGAAGTGTTTACCCAGCGACGCGATGCGCTCCGGCGCGGCCGTTGCCCGCGAGGTTATGCGGGCGAACGGGCCGAGGGCGCCGGCGTCGGCCTTTTTGAGGGCCCCCTCGAAAAAAACCACATTTTCGGCCCCGGTGATCTTTCTTATCCTTTTTAAAAAAGCTATCTTGCGGAATCTCGCTTCAGCGAGCGTAAAGGATGCATCCGGGCACAAAAGCGCCATCACCATACCGGGAAACCCGGCTCCCGAGCCGATGTCGAGAACCCGATCCCCCGGTTCGATGAGGGACGATGGGTAGGTCGCATCGACGAAGAGCTTCACCGCGGCCTCGTCGGGGTCGTTGATCGCCGTGAGGTTGATTTTCTCGTTCCAGCGGAAGAGCTCCTCCATGTAGAGGGAAAATTTCCTTGCAGTGCGGGGGGATAGGGATACGCCCGCCTCCCCGAAGTAGCGTCGTACCAGTCCTTCGTAATCCATCATCCGATGCCGGCGGAGATTTTTTTCAGCCCCACCAGGAGGATCGTCACGGCAGCGGGCGTTACCCCCTGTATCCTCAAGGCCTGTCCCACCGAGGCGGGCCGCACCCTTTCCAGCTTCTCCTTCACCTCCCGGGAAAGCCCGGGGAGGGCGGCATAATCGAAGGTCTCGGGTATCTTCAGCGACTCCATCTTCCTGAATTTCTTCACTTCCGCCATCTGCCTCTTGATGTAGCCGTCGTACTTGACCTGAAGCTCCACCTGGGCCAGGACCGAAGCGTCGAAGCCCGCCATCTGGGGATCAGAGGAGGCCGCCATCCAGGCGGTAACCTCCGGCCTCTTCAAAACGGTCTGCAGGTCCGTACCCTGCCTCACGGGGGGATAGCCCATCCCCGCAAGCGCCCGTGACAGGGGATGTTCCTCGCCTATCCGGGTCTTTCTCAGATAGTCGAGAAGGGCGGAAACATCCCGTTTCTTGCGGGAAAACCTCTCGTAGCGATCCCCGGCGACGAGGCCCGCGGCATGCCCGATC
The genomic region above belongs to Deltaproteobacteria bacterium and contains:
- a CDS encoding ParB/RepB/Spo0J family partition protein yields the protein MKKKVLGKGLEALIPRAQEGRREYDMIPLAQIRQNPNQPRKNFKPGTLAELVHSIKEKGVIQPILIRKVAAGYELVAGERRLRAAREAGLETIPAVVRNITEGEALEMAIIENVQREDLNPMEVAEAFATLGSDFGLSQEEIAAKVGKERPTVANYLRLLKLPLKIREGIVEEKISMGHAKAILTVSPEPLMQEAYRKIVARSLSVRQAEVLSRSIMRNRKKGLKNKENILPVEVRELLVELQKRLGARVKMRGTIRRGVIEIHYASMDQLDGIVTKIKGE
- a CDS encoding AAA family ATPase, which produces MRVISVANQKGGVGKTTTAVNLAASLAVMERRVLLIDMDPQANSSSHLGIPEEAHVSHNVYFALIEAKPLKSLIIETRFPNLSLVPAGPDLAGAEIELVNVDRRESRFRRSIYEFSLDFDPIIIDCPPSLGLLTVNALTASDSIIVPLQCEYLAMEGLGRLMRTVEMIRDSLNPSLDIEGILLTMFDVRNNLAHQVEEEIRGHLGDMVFRTVIPRNVRISESPSFGKPVLMYAYSSKGAVKYIDFAQELMERWGQGEMV
- the rsmG gene encoding 16S rRNA (guanine(527)-N(7))-methyltransferase RsmG, which gives rise to MDYEGLVRRYFGEAGVSLSPRTARKFSLYMEELFRWNEKINLTAINDPDEAAVKLFVDATYPSSLIEPGDRVLDIGSGAGFPGMVMALLCPDASFTLAEARFRKIAFLKRIRKITGAENVVFFEGALKKADAGALGPFARITSRATAAPERIASLGKHFLSEQGTLIIMGGRGEGASYKGIVFDRAVSYTLPGGFGERKMCLFKRG
- a CDS encoding polymer-forming cytoskeletal protein codes for the protein MIKRKERRNMENHLPDLDIDAFIGEGTYFEGKFSFKGVVRIDGSVKGELKCDGTLIIGETGVLDASIATRDAIIRGKVNGDIKAEGRLELKAPCAVVGDMTAQTLVVEEGVSIDGNVVTGGERLAPVREGSVLATEEMETTETADG